A DNA window from Paramormyrops kingsleyae isolate MSU_618 chromosome 10, PKINGS_0.4, whole genome shotgun sequence contains the following coding sequences:
- the dnajc3b gene encoding dnaJ homolog subfamily C member 3b isoform X1: protein MESGRRKGLSGVLSSLSLVCVLLDLQLDGVLGATHVEIEHHLEMGRKLLAAGQLAEALSHYHSAVEGDSKNYLTYYKRAAVFLAMGKSKSALPDLTRAIQLKPDFLAARLQRGNILLKQGNTQEARADFQAVLQGSQDHAEAHDQLLRAEELEELQEEVQSTHLHGDYSAMVNVLDRIIEISPWDPDFRELRAECYIRLGEPRKAIQDLTPTTRLRNDNRAAFLKLSKLHYSLGEHQEALSHVRECLKLDQDDKDCFSHYKQVKKVSKQLDSAEELISEQRYQEAMEKYESVMKTEPDVPFYTNKAKERICHCLVKNHRSYEAVDLCSEAHQRDPRNSNILRDRAEAYIQNQDYEKAVEDYQEAKEFDDKQEIREGLDRAQKLLKLSLKRDYYKILGVPRNANKQEIIKAYRKLAQQWHPDNFQSEAEKKDAEKKFIDIASAKEVLTNPEMRQKFDAGEDPLDPENQQGGGGGGNHGWPFDFNPFGSGNFYFKFQHN, encoded by the exons ATGGAGTCAGGGAGGCGGAAAGGGCTGAGCGGTGTCCTGTCTTCCTTGTCACTGGTTTGCGTCTTGTTGGACCTGCAGCTGGACG GTGTTCTGGGTGCGACGCATGTGGAGATCGAGCATCACCTGGAAATGGGCCGGAAACTTCTGGCAGCTGGCCAGCTGGCTGAGGCCTTGTCTCACTACCACTCAGCCGTGG AGGGCGACTCAAAAAACTACCTGACGTACTACAAGAGAGCGGCGGTGTTCCTAGCCATGGGGAAGTCCAAATCGGCCCTGCCGGACCTTACCCGTGCCATTCAGCTCAAACCAGACTTCCTGGCT GCTCGGCTTCAGAGAGGCAACATCCTGCTGAAGCAGGGTAACACCCAGGAAGCCCGGGCGGACTTCCAGGCTGTG CTGCAGGGCTCTCAGGATCACGCGGAGGCTCACGATCAGCTCCTGAGAGCGGAGGAGCTagaggagctgcaggaggaggTGCAGAGCACACACCTGCATGGAGACTATTCTGCTATGGTCAATGTGCTGGACCGGATCATCGAG ATCTCCCCATGGGATCCAGATTTCCGTGAGCTTCGGGCAGAGTGCTACATCCGACTGGGGGAGCCCCGCAAAGCCATCCAGGACCTGACGCCCACCACCCGTCTGCGGAATGACAACCGGGCTGCGTTCCTGAAGCTGAGCAAGCTGCACTACAGCCTGGGTGAACACCAGGAGGCGCTCAG CCACGTGCGTGAATGTCTGAAGCTGGACCAGGATGATAAGGACTGTTTCTCACATTACAAGCAAGTGAAGAAAGTTAGTAAACAGCTGGATTCCGCAGAAGAGCTCATCTCTGAGCAGAG GTACCAGGAAGCAATGGAGAAGTACGAGTCGGTGATGAAGACTGAGCCCGACGTCCCCTTCTACACTAACAAAGCCAAGGAAAGGATCTGTCACTGTTTAGTCAAG AACCACAGGAGCTATGAGGCGGTGGATTTATGTTCTGAGGCCCACCAGAGGGACCCCAGGAACTCGAATATTCTCAGGGACAGGGCAGAGGCCTACATCCAGAACCAGGATTATGAGAAAg CTGTGGAGGACTATCAGGAGGCCAAAGAGTTCGACGATAAGCAGGAGATCCGTGAAGGGCTGGACCGCGCACAGAAGCTACTCAAGCTGTCACTGAAGAGAGACTACTACAAGATCTTGGGGGTGCCCAG GAATGCCAACAAGCAGGAAATCATCAAGGCATACAGGAAGTTAGCTCAGCAGTGGCACCCTGACAACTTTCAGTCCGAGGCTGAGAAAAAGGATGCTGAGAAGAAATTCATCGATATTGCTTCTGCTAAAGAGGTGCTCACTAACCCAG AGATGCGACAGAAGTTCGACGCAGGGGAAGACCCACTAGACCCCGAGAATCAGCAGGGCGGGGGCGGAGGTGGGAACCACGGCTGGCCTTTTGACTTCAACCCCTTTGGATCTGGAAACTTCTACTTCAAATTCCAGCACAACTAG
- the cyb5d1 gene encoding cytochrome b5 domain-containing protein 1, with translation MAEMHRPKYFTPKEVSLHNTIDDIWVSYLGTVYNLTPLVNEHNGDVLLRPIVECAGKDISHWFDPKTKDVQTHIDPLSGCVKYYTPRGRFVHIPPPCPRTDWANDFGRPWWSDGRYEVGLLSARTLWIQIINMLTYQEQPLEVCCEETVEEILQRYLKYNSHAGSYTWKHDCQALDMSRTLSENGVVNDDENGDFLPSVCLYFNDDLTE, from the exons ATGGCAGAAATGCATCGTCCAAAGTATTTCACGCCAAAAGAAGTGTCGCTGCACAATACAATTGACGACATATGGGTGTCATATTTAGGCACAGTGTACAACTTGACACCGCTGGTAAACGAACATAATG GTGATGTTCTTTTAAGGCCTATTGTTGAGTGTGCAGGAAAAGACATAAGCCACTGGTTTGACCCCAAAACAAAGGAT GTTCAGACCCACATTGACCCTCTCTCTGGCTGTGTTAAATATTATACTCCGAGAGGTCGTTTTGTTCATATACCCCCTCCTTGTCCACGGACTGACTGGGCTAATGACTTTGGGAGGCCATGGTGGAGCGACGGTCGCTATGAAGTGGGCCTGCTGTCTGCCAGAACTTTATGGATCCAGATCATCAACATGCTCACATACCAGGAGCAGCCTCTGGAG GTGTGCTGCGAAGAAACTGTGGAAGAAATTCTCCAGCGCTACCTGAAGTACAACTCTCATGCAGGCAGCTACACCTGGAAACATGACTGCCAGGCGCTGGACATGAGCAGGACGCTGAGCGAGAACGGCGTCGTCAACGACGATGAAAATGGCGACTTCTTGCCCTCCGTCTGCCTTTACTTCAATGATGACCTCACCGAATAG
- the naa38 gene encoding N-alpha-acetyltransferase 38, NatC auxiliary subunit isoform X1, whose translation MASPKEENGTSLHTAQMEMSSLSTSPARQKLENLLNKSMRIRMTDGRTLVGLFLCTDRDCNVILGSAQEFLKSTDSFSQGEPRVLGLAMIPGHHVVSIEVEAESLLTA comes from the exons ATGGCATCGCCGAAAGAAGAAAATGGTACATCCTTGCACACAGCG CAGATGGAGATGTCCTCACTGTCAACCTCGCCGGCCCGCCAGAAGCTGGAGAATCTGCTTAATAAGAGCATGAGGATCCGTATGACGGATGGACGCACACTGGTGGGCCTGTTTCTCTGCACTGACCGTGACTGCAACGTCATCCTGGGATCTGCTCAGGAGTTCCTCAAATCCACAG ATTCGTTCTCCCAGGGTGAGCCTCGAGTTCTGGGTCTGGCCATGATCCCCGGCCACCATGTAGTCTCCATCGAGGTGGAGGCAGAGAGCCTGCTCACCGCCTAG
- the naa38 gene encoding N-alpha-acetyltransferase 38, NatC auxiliary subunit isoform X2: MASPKEENGTSLHTAMEMSSLSTSPARQKLENLLNKSMRIRMTDGRTLVGLFLCTDRDCNVILGSAQEFLKSTDSFSQGEPRVLGLAMIPGHHVVSIEVEAESLLTA, translated from the exons ATGGCATCGCCGAAAGAAGAAAATGGTACATCCTTGCACACAGCG ATGGAGATGTCCTCACTGTCAACCTCGCCGGCCCGCCAGAAGCTGGAGAATCTGCTTAATAAGAGCATGAGGATCCGTATGACGGATGGACGCACACTGGTGGGCCTGTTTCTCTGCACTGACCGTGACTGCAACGTCATCCTGGGATCTGCTCAGGAGTTCCTCAAATCCACAG ATTCGTTCTCCCAGGGTGAGCCTCGAGTTCTGGGTCTGGCCATGATCCCCGGCCACCATGTAGTCTCCATCGAGGTGGAGGCAGAGAGCCTGCTCACCGCCTAG
- the dnajc3b gene encoding dnaJ homolog subfamily C member 3b isoform X2, with amino-acid sequence MESGRRKGLSGVLSSLSLVCVLLDLQLDGVLGATHVEIEHHLEMGRKLLAAGQLAEALSHYHSAVEGDSKNYLTYYKRAAVFLAMGKSKSALPDLTRAIQLKPDFLAARLQRGNILLKQGNTQEARADFQAVGSQDHAEAHDQLLRAEELEELQEEVQSTHLHGDYSAMVNVLDRIIEISPWDPDFRELRAECYIRLGEPRKAIQDLTPTTRLRNDNRAAFLKLSKLHYSLGEHQEALSHVRECLKLDQDDKDCFSHYKQVKKVSKQLDSAEELISEQRYQEAMEKYESVMKTEPDVPFYTNKAKERICHCLVKNHRSYEAVDLCSEAHQRDPRNSNILRDRAEAYIQNQDYEKAVEDYQEAKEFDDKQEIREGLDRAQKLLKLSLKRDYYKILGVPRNANKQEIIKAYRKLAQQWHPDNFQSEAEKKDAEKKFIDIASAKEVLTNPEMRQKFDAGEDPLDPENQQGGGGGGNHGWPFDFNPFGSGNFYFKFQHN; translated from the exons ATGGAGTCAGGGAGGCGGAAAGGGCTGAGCGGTGTCCTGTCTTCCTTGTCACTGGTTTGCGTCTTGTTGGACCTGCAGCTGGACG GTGTTCTGGGTGCGACGCATGTGGAGATCGAGCATCACCTGGAAATGGGCCGGAAACTTCTGGCAGCTGGCCAGCTGGCTGAGGCCTTGTCTCACTACCACTCAGCCGTGG AGGGCGACTCAAAAAACTACCTGACGTACTACAAGAGAGCGGCGGTGTTCCTAGCCATGGGGAAGTCCAAATCGGCCCTGCCGGACCTTACCCGTGCCATTCAGCTCAAACCAGACTTCCTGGCT GCTCGGCTTCAGAGAGGCAACATCCTGCTGAAGCAGGGTAACACCCAGGAAGCCCGGGCGGACTTCCAGGCTGTG GGCTCTCAGGATCACGCGGAGGCTCACGATCAGCTCCTGAGAGCGGAGGAGCTagaggagctgcaggaggaggTGCAGAGCACACACCTGCATGGAGACTATTCTGCTATGGTCAATGTGCTGGACCGGATCATCGAG ATCTCCCCATGGGATCCAGATTTCCGTGAGCTTCGGGCAGAGTGCTACATCCGACTGGGGGAGCCCCGCAAAGCCATCCAGGACCTGACGCCCACCACCCGTCTGCGGAATGACAACCGGGCTGCGTTCCTGAAGCTGAGCAAGCTGCACTACAGCCTGGGTGAACACCAGGAGGCGCTCAG CCACGTGCGTGAATGTCTGAAGCTGGACCAGGATGATAAGGACTGTTTCTCACATTACAAGCAAGTGAAGAAAGTTAGTAAACAGCTGGATTCCGCAGAAGAGCTCATCTCTGAGCAGAG GTACCAGGAAGCAATGGAGAAGTACGAGTCGGTGATGAAGACTGAGCCCGACGTCCCCTTCTACACTAACAAAGCCAAGGAAAGGATCTGTCACTGTTTAGTCAAG AACCACAGGAGCTATGAGGCGGTGGATTTATGTTCTGAGGCCCACCAGAGGGACCCCAGGAACTCGAATATTCTCAGGGACAGGGCAGAGGCCTACATCCAGAACCAGGATTATGAGAAAg CTGTGGAGGACTATCAGGAGGCCAAAGAGTTCGACGATAAGCAGGAGATCCGTGAAGGGCTGGACCGCGCACAGAAGCTACTCAAGCTGTCACTGAAGAGAGACTACTACAAGATCTTGGGGGTGCCCAG GAATGCCAACAAGCAGGAAATCATCAAGGCATACAGGAAGTTAGCTCAGCAGTGGCACCCTGACAACTTTCAGTCCGAGGCTGAGAAAAAGGATGCTGAGAAGAAATTCATCGATATTGCTTCTGCTAAAGAGGTGCTCACTAACCCAG AGATGCGACAGAAGTTCGACGCAGGGGAAGACCCACTAGACCCCGAGAATCAGCAGGGCGGGGGCGGAGGTGGGAACCACGGCTGGCCTTTTGACTTCAACCCCTTTGGATCTGGAAACTTCTACTTCAAATTCCAGCACAACTAG